In Aspergillus luchuensis IFO 4308 DNA, chromosome 1, nearly complete sequence, the following are encoded in one genomic region:
- the PEP7 gene encoding putative vacuolar segregation protein (Pep7) (BUSCO:EOG092629RT;~COG:S;~EggNog:ENOG410PG39;~InterPro:IPR017455,IPR036531,IPR011011,IPR021565, IPR000306,IPR006642,IPR013087,IPR013083;~PFAM:PF11464,PF01363;~antiSMASH:Cluster_1.12;~go_function: GO:0003677 - DNA binding [Evidence IEA];~go_function: GO:0046872 - metal ion binding [Evidence IEA];~go_process: GO:0006281 - DNA repair [Evidence IEA]): MPRRTLGGGRVLGPANARSPSALIPSPQPNNPRHLTLSPSASSVSLNSQASASQVSSEAQDLTSRISLENGSTSIPAAPAAAGAQLACPICSEEMVTLLQLNRHLDDVHQNLEDDRQDEVKDWFKTQMDKAKRFQPLAVLNQKLKGLDVFESNENIHPFAGPSRPPGPLPAHPPEPPRALDPDDVITRDHWQGRTLYDVCLEPSCGKRLNATNGCVNCRKCGKLFCEDHTMYQMKLSRSAQHEPVRGLWCRVCETCYKSREGYNDHNGLVRDRMSEFKAMRKQTVDKDLLEVSRLEKRLTRLTQLLASLPAEQIQSSTNKLWSISWQGDQRKALEQTIVSWQDDSSVSRCPFCQQDFTSYTFRRHHCRTCGRVVCGDPATACSTEVPLSISPLAKTPAEKSPRTGVINVDIRLCKECRSTLFDRRDFEADIMRKPPAVRAYENLTQFERGIRILLPKFQKILGALQDPRRPPSSAQIAEASKVRKRLTDSFAQYDVAARRVRDMQTDSPTQQRLQKAIYQQASNFLHLHMLPLKSLPRVLKHASPNGGLSNSTSSPASPSPSNGSLGGPRRQGSALASIKYGNLAASGSNASLASDTSSAVSVLEAEEKSLRERLIVLEEQKFFVSEMIADANRRRKFDEVSSLAMNIEDLTREIDRVN, from the exons ATGCCCCGGAGGACGCTGGGTGGAGGTCGTGTTCTTGGCCCCGCGAACGCTCGTTCTCCATCGGCATTAATCCCGTCTCCGCAGCCCAACAATCCAAGACATCTCACCTTATCACCGTCCGCCAGCAGCGTTTCCTTGAATTCACAAGCCTCCGCATCGCAAGTTTCCTCCGAAGCTCAGGATCTTACGTCGCGCATTTCCCTCGAAAATGGTTCTACCTCCATTCCTGCTGCTCCGGCAGCTGCCGGAGCTCAGTTAGCCTGTCCGATCTGCAGTGAGGAGATG GTGACACTGTTGCAATTGAATAG ACACCTCGATGACGTCCACCAGAACCTGGAAGACGATCGGCAAGATGAAGTCAAGGACTGGTTCAAAACCCAGATGGATAAAGCCAAGCGATTCCAGCCACTCGCAGTTTTAAACCAAAAGCTCAAAGGCTTGGACGTGTTCGAATCCAATGAGAATATACATCCTTTTGCGGGTCCAAGTCGGCCTCCTGGGCCTCTCCCGGCGCATCCGCCTGAACCCCCGAGAGCACTCGACCCGGACGACGTTATAACGAGGGATCACTGGCAGGGTCGCACCCTTTACGATGTGTGCTTGGAACCGTCGTGTGGAAAACGACTCAATGCTACAAATGGTTGTGTCAATTGTCGCAAATGCGGAAAACTGTTTTGTGAGGATCATACGATGTATCAGATGAAGCTATCCAGGTCGGCGCAACATGAACCAGTCAGGGGACTATGGTGCAGGGTTTGTGAAACTTGCTACAAGTCGAGGGAGGGCTATAACGATCACAATG GGCTGGTGAGAGACCGCATGAGTGAGTTCAAAGCGATGAGGAAGCAGACAGTTGACAAGGACTTGCTGGAAGTTTCTCGCTTGGAGAAACGCTTGACTCGACTGACGCAGCTGCTTGCAAGTTTGCCTGCAGAGCAGATTCAGTCGAGCACAAATAAATTGTGGTCAATCTCATGGCAGGGTGATCAACGAAAAGCCCTTGAGCAAACTATAGTGAGTTGGCAGGATGACTCAAGTGTGTCCCGGTGTCCGTTCTGCCAGCAAGACTTTACCAGCTACACTTTCAGAAGACACCACTGCAGGACTTGCGGGCGAGTCGTATGTGGTGATCCAGCAACTGCATGTTCCACGGAGGTCCCTTTGAGCATTTCACCTC TTGCAAAAACACCAGCAGAGAAGTCGCCCCGCACGGGCGTGATTAACGTCGATATCAGACTCTGTAAGGAGTGCCGTTCGACCTTATTCGACCGGCGAGACTTTGAAGCCGACATTATGAGGAAGCCGCCAGCTGTGCGAGCATATGAAAACCTCACTCAGTTCGAGAGAGGCATTCGGATTTTGCTCCCTAAATTTCAGAAAATACTGGGGGCCTTGCA AGATCCCAGGCGGCCTCCATCTTCTGCGCAGATTGCAGAGGCTTCAAAGGTCCGTAAACGATTGACAGATTCGTTTGCCCAATATGACGTCGCTGCTCGCCGAGTTCGCGATATGCAGACAGATTCCCCCACCCAACAGCGACTACAGAAGGCTATATACCAACAAGCCAGCAATTTCCTTCACCTTCACATGCTCCCTCTCAAATCCTTACCCAGGGTCCTCAAACATGCATCTCCCAACGGGGGACTGTCGAACTCCACAAGCTCCCCCGCTAGCCCTAGCCCTAGCAACGGCTCACTCGGTGGCCCTCGACGGCAGGGATCCGCTCTTGCGTCGATAAAATACGGCAATCTTGCTGCTAGTGGCAGCAATGCCAGTCTCGCTAGTGACACCAGCAGCGCGGTTTCTGTACTggaagccgaagaaaagTCCCTTCGGGAGCGGCTGATCGTACTGGAAGAGCAGAAGTTCTTCGTATCCGAAATGATTGCAGATGCAAACAGACGCCGCAAGTTCGATGAGGTTAGCAGTCTTGCTATGAACATCGAAGATCTCACCCGAGAGATTGATCGAGTCAACTGA
- a CDS encoding ion-transporting P-type ATPase SPF1 (COG:P;~EggNog:ENOG410PFI2;~InterPro:IPR018303,IPR023298,IPR023299,IPR001757, IPR036412,IPR008250,IPR023214,IPR006544;~PFAM:PF00122,PF00702;~SMCOG1037:heavy metal translocating P-type ATPase;~TransMembrane:9 (o26-44i56-75o221-241i413-432o1051-1071i1078-1096o1116-1136i1195-1215o1235-1253i);~antiSMASH:Cluster_1.12;~go_component: GO:0016021 - integral component of membrane [Evidence IEA];~go_function: GO:0000166 - nucleotide binding [Evidence IEA];~go_function: GO:0016887 - ATPase activity [Evidence IEA];~go_process: GO:0006812 - cation transport [Evidence IEA]) codes for MPGLVEDPQIKYSSLHNPLPTQLHTYVWPFLVIWPAFFAFYLSPERYDTYIQGQEWTFVYAGSIITVQSLLWLMTNWNIDIQTLFTTTKAKSIDSARLIKVIPAANAGSAEVCPLLFDTRGGKKTVSFLFQKRRFLYYPERRCFAPLSYVLDAEPKPALKTFQKTQGLTTKEEVERIQHHYGDNTFDIPVPGFVELWKEHAVAPFFVFQIFCVGLWMLDEYWYYSLFTLFMLVMFESTVVWQRQRTLNEFRGMSIKPYEVWVFREKQWQKTTSDKLLPGDLMSVNRTKEDSGVACDILLIEGSVIVNEAMLSGESTPLLKESVQLRPGDDLIEPDGLDKNAFVHGGTKVLQITHANTTSDDIAKSHDGSGILPTPDSGALGVVVKTGFETSQGSLVRTMIYSTERVSANNVEALLFILFLLIFAIAASWYVWQEGVAKDRKRSKLLLDCVLIITSVVPPELPMELSLAVNTSLAALSKFAIFCTEPFRIPFAGRVDVACFDKTGTLTGEDLVVDGVAGLTLGQAGAKVEKDGAHTELAKSSDVGLDTSLVLASAHALVKLDEGEVVGDPMEKATLKWLGWTLGKNDTLTGKVSVTASRVPESVQVIRRFQFSSALKRQSTIATIVSDDRSTHKKVKSTFVGVKGAPETIRSMLIDTPPNYEETFKYFTRNGARVLALAYKYLSHEAELTRTRINNYTREEVESDLIFAGFLVLQCPLKDDAIKAVRMLNESSHRVVMITGDNPLTAVHVARQVEIVDRDVLILDAPEHDTSGTRLVWRSIDDKLNIDVDPTQDLDRRILETNDICVTGYALAKFKGQKALPDLLRHTWVYARVSPKQKEDILLGLKDAGYTTLMCGDGTNDVGALKQAHVGVALLNGSPEDLTKIAEHYRTTKMKEIYEKQVSMMQRFNQPAPPVPVQIAHLYPPGPSNPHYQKAMEREAQRKGTTVQSAPAQAEAIPTITSPGARALQQSNSNLTPHQQRQQQASVAAAGFADKLTTSMMEQELDENEPPTLKLGDASVAAPFTSKLANVVAIPNILRQGRCTLVATIQMYKILALNCLISAYSLSVIYLDGIKFGDGQVTISGMLMSVCFLSISRAKSVEGLSKERPQPNIFNVYIIGSVLGQFAIHIATLIYLSNYVYSIEPRQSDVDLEGEFEPSLLNSAIYLLQLIQQISTFSINYQGRPFRESIRENKAMYWGLVAASGVAFSCATEFVPELNEKLRLVPFSTEFKLTLTVLMIIDYAGCWLIENVLKTLFSDFRPKDIAVRRPDQLKREAERKQKEAGQQ; via the exons AT GCCAGGACTCGTCGAAGATCCCCAGATCAAATACTCCTCTCTCCATAACCCCCTTCCCACTCAGTTGCACACTTATGTATGGCCGTTCCTGGTCATCTGGCCTGCATTCTTCGCCTTCTATCTCTCCCCTGAACGCTACGATACATACATTCAAGGTCAAGAATGGACCTTTGTGTATGCTGGCTCCATTATCACGGTCCAGTCGCTTTTGTGGCTGATGACGAATTGGAACATCGATATCCAAACACTGTTCACCACTACTAAGGCTAAATCGATCGACTCCGCTCGGCTTATCAAGGTGATTCCCGCAGCTAATGCTGGTTCGGCTGAGGTCTGCCCATTGCTCTTCGACACTAGGGGTGGAAAGAAGACGGTCTCGTTCCTGTTTCAGAAGCGCCGCTTTCTTTACTACCCTGAACGCCGATGCTTCGCCCCCTTGTCCTACGTCCTCGACGCTGAGCCCAAGCCTGCCCTCAAGACCTTCCAGAAGACCCAAGGTTTGaccaccaaggaagaggtcGAGCGTATTCAGCACCACTATGGCGATAACACGTTTGATATTCCTGTGCCGGGTTTCGTGGAACTTTGGAAGGAGCACGCAGTTGCGCCTTTCTTCGTTTTCCAAATCTTCTGCGTCGGTTTGTGGATGTTGGACGAGTACTGGTACTATTCTCTGTTTACCCTCTTCATGCTTGTCATGTTTGAGAGCACGGTAGTGTGGCAGCGCCAGCGGACGCTCAATGAGTTCCGGGGAATGAGTATTAAGCCGTATGAAGTCTGGGTCTTCCGGGAGAAACAATGGCAGAAGACTACCAGTGACAAGCTCTTGCCCGGTGACTTGATGTCAGTTAACCGAACCAAGGAAGACAGCGGTGTGGCGTGTGATATCCTCTTGATCGAAGGAAGTGTTATCGTTAACGAGGCTATGCTCTCTGGTGAGAGTACACCACTTCTGAAGGAGTCCGTCCAACTGAGGCCTGGCGACGATCTGATCGAACCGGATGGATTGGACAAGAACGCATTCGTACACGGAGGAACCAAAGTCTTGCAGATTACTCATGCAAACACCACATCTGACGATATTGCCAAGTCTCACGATGGTTCCGGTATCCTTCCCACACCCGATTCTGGCGCGCTTGGTGTTGTCGTGAAAACCGGTTTCGAAACAAGCCAGGGCAGTCTCGTGCGTACCATGATCTACTCAACCGAGCGGGTGTCTGCCAACAACGTGGAAGCACTGCTCTTTATTCTATTCCTGCTTATTTTCGCCATTGCCGCCTCATGGTATGTTTGGCAGGAGGGTGTGGCAAAGGATCGCAAGAGGTCGAAATTGCTCCTGGATTGTGTCCTTATTATCACCAGTGTCGTTCCTCCTGAACTTCCTATGGAGCTCAGCCTTGCTGTCAACACTAGTCTGGCCGCTTTGAGCAAGTTTGCTATCTTTTGCACTGAGCCTTTCCGAATTCCTTTCGCCGGCCGGGTTGATGTTGCCTGCTTTGATAAAACCGGTACTTTGACCGGGGAGGATCTTGTCGTCGACGGTGTTGCCGGTCTGACTCTTGGTCAGGCAGGCGCAAAGGTTGAGAAAGATGGTGCCCATACTGAACTCGCCAAGAGCAGCGATGTCGGACTCGATACGTCTCTGGTTCTTGCAAGCGCTCACGCACTCGTGAAGCTTGATGAGGGCGAGGTTGTTGGTGACCCTATGGAAAAGGCCACGCTGAAATGGCTTGGCTGGACACTAGGAAAGAATGACACCCTGACCGGCAAGGTCTCGGTCACGGCTTCTCGGGTTCCCGAGTCCGTCCAGGTTATCAGACGATTCCAGTTCTCTTCCGCACTGAAGCGTCAGAGTACCATCGCCACGATTGTCTCCGATGATCGCAGCACGCACAAGAAGGTCAAATCTACCTTTGTTGGTGTCAAGGGTGCCCCCGAAACCATTAGGTCTATGCTTATTGACACCCCGCCGAACTACGAGGAAACTTTCAAGTACTTCACTCGTAACGGCGCTCGTGTCCTTGCCCTCGCTTACAAGTATCTCTCTCATGAAGCTGAACTCACTCGCACTCGTATCAACAACTACACCagggaagaggtggaatcTGACCTGATCTTCGCCGGTTTCCTCGTCTTGCAGTGTCCCCTGAAGGATGACGCCATCAAAGCCGTTCGTATGCTCAACGAGAGCAGCCACCGTGTCGTCATGATCACTGGTGACAATCCTCTGACTGCCGTGCACGTTGCTCGCCAAGTTGAAATTGTGGATCGTGATGTATTGATCCTTGACGCTCCCGAACACGACACGTCAGGGACCAGACTGGTCTGGCGCAGTATCGACGACAAGCTCAATATTGATGTTGATCCCACCCAGGATCTCGATCGCCGTATTTTGGAAACCAACGATATCTGTGTCACGGGCTACGCTTTGGCCAAGTTTAAGGGCCAGAAGGCACTTCCTGACCTCCTTCGTCACACTTGGGTCTATGCTCGCGTTTCCCCCAAACAGAAGGAGGACATTCTTCTTGGTCTCAAGGATGCTGGTTATACGACTTTGATGTGCGGTGATGGAACGAACGATGTCGGTGCCCTGAAGCAAGCCCATGTCGGTGTTGCACTCCTGAATGGCTCCCCTGAGGATCTCACCAAGATTGCTGAGCACTATCGGACAACGAAAATGAAGGAAATCTACGAGAAGCAGGTTTCCATGATGCAGCGCTTCAACCAGCCGGCTCCGCCCGTGCCTGTGCAAATTGCACACCTTTACCCTCCAGGTCCTAGCAACCCTCACTATCAAAAGGCCATGGAGCGCGAAGCGCAGCGTAAGGGTACCACCGTCCAGTCCGCGCCGGCCCAAGCAGAGGCGATTCCCACCATCACGTCTCCTGGTGCACGTGCTCTGCAGCAATCGAATTCCAACTTGACTCCTCATCAGCAGCGCCAGCAACAAGCCTCTGTGGCAGCTGCCGGGTTTGCCGATAAGCTTACTACTTCCATGATGGAGCAGGAGCTGGACGAGAACGAACCCCCGACCCTCAAGCTCGGTGATGCCTCTGTCGCTGCACCCTTTACCAGCAAATTGGCAAATGTCGTTGCTATTCCCAACATTCTGCGTCAGGGTCGCTGCACACTGGTCGCAACGATTCAGATGTACAAGATCCTTGCCTTGAACTGTTTGATCAGTGCCTACAGTCTGAGTGTTATCTACTTGGACGGTATCAAGTTTGGTGACGGTCAGGTGACTATCAGCGGTATGCTGATGAGTGTCTGTTTCCTGTCAATCTCTCGTGCAAAG TCTGTTGAAGGTCTGTCGAAGGAGCGCCCTCAGCCAAACATCTTCAACGTGTACATCATCGGCTCCGTGCTCGGCCAGTTCGCCATCCACATTGCCACCTTGATTTACCTGTCGAACTATGTATACAGCATTGAGCC GAGACAATCCGACGTTGATCTGGAGGGAGAGTTTGAGCCGTCGCTTCTCAACAGCGCCATCTATCTTTTGCAGCTTATCCAGCAGATTTCGACATTCTCGATCAACTACCAAGGCCGCCCCTTCAGAGAGTCCATTCGCGAGAACAAGGCTATGTATTGGGGTCTGGTTGCGGCATCTGGTGTCGCCTTTTCTTGTGCAACCGAATTCGTGCCTGAACTGAACGAGAAGCTCCGCCTGGTCCCGTTCAGCACCGAGTTCAAGCTGACACTGACTGTTCTGATGATTATCGATTACGCGGGATGCTGGCTTATTGAGAATGTGCTCAAGACGCTGTTCAGTGATTTCCGGCCGAAGGATATCGCTGTGCGCCGGCCTGACCAATTGAAGCGGGAGGCAGAGCGTaagcagaaggaggctgGGCAGCAGTAG